Proteins from one Sabethes cyaneus chromosome 2, idSabCyanKW18_F2, whole genome shotgun sequence genomic window:
- the LOC128738813 gene encoding phenoloxidase-activating factor 2-like: MSRAFALYLLLLVLTTTTTADDGDLDDLINSLFTKEPPNTGVNAGTTPPPAPIAPPVGSQAACQPGQRCIQKYLCTNASTSGEGLIDIRFDDDNPCVDYLLQCCYEEDIIQAPPPPPTPKPPIDPVLVNPVCGKRNTDGIGFRIVGQKDSEAEYGEFPWMLAVLRQESALDQVVNVYLCGGSLIHPKVVLTAAHCLHNRSPSQLKVRAGEWDTQTTNEIYPHQDRSVVEMISHPDYYKGGLYNDIALLFLDSPFTLNEAIQTACLPPQNTKFDLQRCYASGWGKDVFGKSGTYQVILKKIDLPIVPSGQCQASLRTTRLGSKFLLHESFICAGGEQGKDTCKGDGGSPLVCAIQGSHEHYYQAGLVAWGIGCGENQIPGVYADVAHFRNWIDQHMQTRQLDISSYTP, translated from the exons ATGAGTCGAGCTTTTGCGTTGTATCTCCTGCTGTTAGTGCTTACCACGACGACCACTGCCGACGATGGTGATCTAGACGACCTTATCAATAGCCTATTTACCAAAGAACCACCCAACACTGGTGTCAACGCAGGAACCACACCACCTCCAGCACCCATTGCACCACCTGTTGGATCACAG GCAGCTTGCCAACCCGGTCAAAGATGTATTCAGAAATATCTGTGTACGAACGCCAGCACTTCTGGAGAAGGACTAATTGACATCCGTTTTGACGATGACAATCCCTGTGTTGATTATCTTTTACAGTGCTGCTACGAGGAAGATATT ATCCAAGCTCCTCCGCCACCGCCTACACCAAAACCACCAATAGATCCAGTTCTGGTCAATCCGGTTTGTGGCAAACGCAACACTGATGGTATTGGCTTTCGCATTGTCGGCCAGAAAGATAGTGAGGCCGAGTATGGCGAATTCCCGTGGATGCTAGCAGTTTTGCGACAAGAAAGTGCCCTGGATCAGGTGGTGAATGTCTATCTCTGTGGAGGGTCGTTAATTCATCCGAAAGTTGTGCTGACAGCAGCTCATTGCTTGCACAACAGGTCGCCCTCCCAGCTAAAGGTCCGTGCCGGAGAATGGGATACTCAAACAACGAATGAAATATATCCTCATCAA GATCGTTCAGTAGTTGAAATGATATCGCATCCAGACTACTATAAAGGTGGATTGTATAACGATATCGCTCTTTTGTTTTTGGACTCGCCATTTACCCTCAATGAAGCAATCCAAACAGCTTGTCTGCCACCACAAAACACAAAATTCGATCTTCAGAGATGCTACGCATCAGGGTGGGGCAAAGATGTTTTTGGAAAATCTGGAACTTACCAGGTTATATTAAAGAAGATCGATCTGCCAATCGTTCCATCAGGGCAGTGCCAGGCGTCTTTGAGAACTACAAGGTTAGGTTCGAAGTTCCTACTGCACGAGAGCTTTATCTGTGCCGGCGGGGAACAAGGAAAAGATACATGTAAGGGAGACGGAGGCTCTCCATTGGTATGTGCCATTCAGGGCTCTCATGAGCATTACTACCAGGCCGGTCTTGTAGCGTGGGGTATCGGGTGTGGCGAAAACCAAATTCCGGGAGTGTACGCTGACGTTGCCCATTTCCGAAATTGGATCGATCAACACATGCAAACTCGCCAACTGGACATCAGCAGTTACACACCCTAA